The DNA window TCAGTGCCGCAACCATTGTGGCCACCGGCACGTTTGCGTCGCGCGATGAAATTCCCCTCGGCTTCAAGATCGGCGGCGTCGTGCATCGGGTCCTCGTGGACGAAGGCGCCGTCGTGCAGCGCGGCCAGGTGCTGGCTGTGCTGGACCTCCGCGAAATCGACGCGGCTGTGGCCAAGGCGCAGGTCCAGGTGGACAAGGCTACACGTGATCAGGCCCGACTCCTGCGCCTCGTGGCCGACAGCGTGGCCACGACGGTGCAACTGCAGGACGCCACTTCGGCCCTCGATGCCGCGCGCGCCGATCTGACCAGTGCGCGGGTGAACCGCGAGTACGCCACCATCATCGCCCCCGAGGCGGGCACCATTCTGCAGCGTCAGGTCACACCCGGCGCGACTGTTTCGCCCGGTGGCTCCATGTTCGTGCTGGGCGGCGCGCGGCGTGGCCGCGTGCTGCGCGCCGGGCTGCCTGATCGTGACGCCCTGCGTGTGCAGGCCGGCGACAGCGCCACCGTGCACTTCGATGCGCTGCCAAGCCAACGCTTTGGCGGTCGGGTGGTGCTCATCGGGCGATCGGCCGATCCGCGCACGGGCACTTACAGCGTGGAGATCGCTTTGCGTGACGCTGAGCGCTTGCCCAGTGGACTCGTGGGTGAAGCCCGGGTGCATCTGCGTGATACGTTCCGCGGACGCGGGGCGGCCAGCGATCGTGGCATGACCCCACGCACGCTGCCGGCCGACGCCCTGCTCGAGGCCGACGGAGACTCGGCCACCATTTATGTGCTGCGCGACGCCGCCACGGTCAGCGCGGCGGGTGACAGCACCTGGACGGCTGCGCGTCAGCGCGTGGCGGTCCTGGGCATCGACGGCGACCGCGTGCAGGTGCAGGGTGTGACGGCCAACGCGCGCGTGGTCGCACGTGGCGCGCCCTACGTTACTCCGAGCACGCGACTGCGGGTGGTGGCCGCCAATCCGTCCACGCGGGACGCGCGCCCATGAACGGCCTCAGCAACCTCACACGCTTTGCCGTGGAGCGCTGGCAGTTCACGGTGCTGGTGTTCCTCATGTTCGTGGCACTTGGCGCATCGAGCTGGTTTGCCATTGCCCGCAGCGAAGACCCCAGCTTCCCGGTGCCCATCTACACGGTGGTGGCGGTGTACCCCGGTGCGTCACCGGAAGACATGGAACAGCTGGTCGCCGATCCGGTGGAGAAGCAGCTCAAGACACTGGAGAACGTGAAGGAACTGCGCAGCACGAGCAGCGACGGGCTCACGGTCATCCGTATTGAGTTTGACGCCGACGTGGATGCCGAGCGCAAGTACGATCAGGTGGTGCGCGAAGTGAACGCTTTGCGTCCTGAACTGCCGGCCGCTCTGCAACGACTCGAGGTGGAGCGCAACCAGAACTCCGATCTCACCGTGTTTCAGCTGGCGCTCGTGGCGCCGCAGTTGCCCTATGCACAGCTCGAGGATGCGGCGCGGGCACTGGAGGAGCGCGTCGAGCGCATTGCCGGTGTGAAGCGCGCTGAACGCTGGGCGGCCCCACCACGCGAGCTGCAGGTCACGCTTGATCTCGGACGCATGGCCCGATTCGGCATCACGCCGGCTCAGGTGCTGCAGGCGCTGGGCAGCGACAACACGCAAATTCCCGGCGGCTCGGTGGACGTGGGGACCCGTCGCTACAACGTGGCCACTCAGGGGCGCTATCGCAGCGTGCAGGACGTGCAGCGCTCTGTGGTGGCTG is part of the Gemmatimonas sp. UBA7669 genome and encodes:
- a CDS encoding efflux RND transporter periplasmic adaptor subunit yields the protein MSLSHSHHPARAAALLALVLFTACAEANANANANANATAGNDSGRTSAANTTDATADPVSVTLASPADDLSAATIVATGTFASRDEIPLGFKIGGVVHRVLVDEGAVVQRGQVLAVLDLREIDAAVAKAQVQVDKATRDQARLLRLVADSVATTVQLQDATSALDAARADLTSARVNREYATIIAPEAGTILQRQVTPGATVSPGGSMFVLGGARRGRVLRAGLPDRDALRVQAGDSATVHFDALPSQRFGGRVVLIGRSADPRTGTYSVEIALRDAERLPSGLVGEARVHLRDTFRGRGAASDRGMTPRTLPADALLEADGDSATIYVLRDAATVSAAGDSTWTAARQRVAVLGIDGDRVQVQGVTANARVVARGAPYVTPSTRLRVVAANPSTRDARP